In Zingiber officinale cultivar Zhangliang chromosome 1A, Zo_v1.1, whole genome shotgun sequence, a genomic segment contains:
- the LOC122008295 gene encoding dirigent protein 2-like: MHLRFYNHERILGSGPSATVVYAVQRRDSNSGVGFGNVIVYDNLLRSGVETDSPIVGRNMGMGVGSSLAENSGLTNFQLVFTAGKYSGSSLALQGLFPVSPLGTVFERAITGGTGKFRLARGYLLTTEVRATNTTLTGQLDAYITFR; this comes from the coding sequence ATGCACCTGCGCTTCTACAACCACGAGAGAATCCTTGGCTCCGGTCCCAGCGCCACTGTCGTCTACGCCGTCCAGCGCCGTGACTCCAACTCTGGGGTTGGCTTCGGTAACGTCATCGTCTACGACAACCTTCTGCGGTCCGGGGTGGAGACAGACTCACCCATCGTCGGTCGAAACATGGGCATGGGAGTGGGCTCGAGCTTGGCCGAGAACTCTGGTCTCACCAATTTCCAGCTGGTGTTCACCGCTGGCAAGTACAGCGGCAGCTCCCTTGCCCTGCAGGGGTTGTTCCCGGTCTCCCCACTCGGGACCGTGTTCGAACGGGCGATCACCGGAGGCACAGGAAAGTTCCGTTTGGCCAGAGGATACCTCTTGACCACGGAAGTTCGTGCTACCAACACGACCCTCACTGGACAACTCGACGCTTATATCACCTTCCGTTGA